The Thermodesulfovibrionales bacterium sequence CGGAACCATGCTCATCAAGCGGTTGTTCTGCAAAGCGGGTCCGTAACGTTTACGGATAAAAACGGCACAGCCTTTCAGGGGAGATGCCGAGGAGATAGAGGCCGGCCATCATCCAGTTTCTGAGGGTGCAAGAAAGGATGCCCTCCTTCTCCCACCTCCTCGCAGAGGTCTTTACCCTCGCAGGGATGATATGGATCGCGTCCCCTCTTTTCTTAATGCGCCTCATGATATCCATGTCTTCCATGATCGGAATCTCCCTGAACCCGTTCATCTCGGCGAAATAGTCTCTCCGGATGAAGATCGCCTGGTCTCCGTAAGGGATTCTCGTCAGACGCGACCGCAGAGAAGCGGCACGCTCTATCAGCCTGAAGACCATTCTTTCCGATTCTATTCCGAGGTCAAAGGCCCCACCGACATGCCTTCCCGTTTCGATTACGCCGGCAATGGAGGCCAGGGCATTTTCCGGAAGCATCGTGTCGGCATGAAGAAAGAGTAGGACATCCCCTCCTGCCCGGCGTGCCCCCGCATTCATCTGATTCGCGCGTCCTTTTTCGGAGATCATCCTGTCTACTCGCCTTTGCCGTATCTCGTTTATCGTTTTCCCTTCTGGGTGGCCGTCGACAACGATAATCTCGACCGCTCCGCCGTACGGCAAGGTGAAGATATGATCGAGTGTCCGGTTGATGACGGATGCCTCATTCCATACAGGAATGATTATCGAGATCTTACAATCCATAAGCCCGCCCGGCCGGACCCTTCCGAACGGCAAACCGGCTCACAACGACACGCTATTCCGTATGGTGTCGATGAGAGACATGGTTTTTGATTTCCTGAATTGCGTATCTCTGTTTCTCAGAAAGAGGTCGGCGAGGTCTTCAGGGGTATCGACATCCCTCCACTCGGGAAGGACATGGGCGCCGCATCCAAATCTTTCAAAGGCCTTCATCGTATCGGCGAAGACGGAACCGGTGCTCCACTGAATTCCGCGAAATATCTCTGGCAGGAATCTTTCCCTCCGAAAACCGATAAGGTAGTATCCGCCGTCAACAGCAGGGCCTATGACGGCCCCGCGAGTTTCGAGAGAGGCAAATGCCTCGGAGATGACATGGTCCGTGAGGTCCGGGATGTCGCTTCCGATGAGGACTGCCTTTTCGATGCCCTCCGCGAAGGACCGGACAAAGGCGTTCTCCATCCTCTCTCCCAGATCATTCCCGCTCTGCGGGAAATAGGCATGACCCTTACCGAGCCAGTTCCGTATTTCTCCTTCTGCATCGGGCGGATCGAAAAAAATCAGCAGGGGGTCGCTTCTTCTTTCAAGCGTGCAGATAATGTCGAAGACGAAATTTCTATAGAGCGCGAGAGTGGTCTCTGCACCGAGAACCGCAGCGAGGCGTGATTTTACCCTGCCCATCTTCGGGGACCTGACGAAAAGGAGGAGAGATGAACGACAGGACATTTCAGAAGATCCTTCTCCAGGAGTCTTCCCGCTGAATCTCAGGGGAAAGGAGTCCGGCAGCACGGGTTCATACCCCGTCGACGCCGGGTCTGTCTGCTCGGACAAAACGATCCCCCTTTGACATTTGTATCTCTTAGAACTTTAAGAGACCGAACCGGTCTCAACACCCGTGGGGGTTTCATCCGCCTCCACCGGCAAAACCGAAGAGTTTCGATACATTCAGCTTCATGACGTTGCTGCTGAAGCACTTGGGGCATTTCTTCTCATCACAATCGTGAGTCGATGACGGGGCTGTCTGATAGTAGCTCCCGCACGCAAGACAGATATATTCCTCTCCTGTCATAGTATCCACCTCCTTTATTTTGTTCTTTCTATCAGGGCAAGATTCACGGGCCATGCCATGCATAGCAACACAGCAAAAGAAGGGTCGGCCGTATACCTGAGATCACCGTTATCTCCGGAGCCTCGCTTCATCGCCGAACCAGTATATGATGTTTGCCATGAGGCAGAAGCCGATAAGGCAAATATAATTAAGTTTACCCCAACCGACCCGGGCAAAATCAACCAGTAAGGGCTGTGAATCGAGGCAAAGAGGGCGCTCCCGAGAGGAAGCCGGTCTGTCATAAGCCATATGATCCTTTCCAGGTACCGGATGCAGATCTTAGCCAAATACATACTCATGCCTCTTCAGATTGTTTCCGGCCATCGACATTATCCTTTCGCGACGGCATCGCAGAGAAGCAGAACGGGACAGTGGGCAGCTCCGGGATAAGGTTTCGAACCATCTTCTTTTCTGCAGTGTCGATCAATTCAGGCCGCCGTGGCGGTTTCTTTTGTTTCTTCCTTCGCCGTGCCGCTTTGCCCTCTGCTCCTCCATGAAGGCGAGGAAGGTCTTCATGTCGCATTTCCCCGTCTTCTTCTGGAACTCGCCGCAGTCTGAAAGCGACCGGAGGTCGCGCCGAAGACCGCTGTCTTCTTTCAGACCCTTGTTTATCATCTCCAGGATCTTTGTGGCCACGGACGCCGGTTTTTTTTTGAAGGAGTAGAAGACCAGTTTCCCCTCCCGTCTCTCATTGAGGAGCCCGGCGCCACTGAGAAGTCCAAGATTTCTGGAAACGAGTGGCTGGGATATTCCGAGCACCCCCATCACCTGACAGACACAGAGCTCCTTCCTCATGAGGAGCACGAGTATCCGGAACCGCGTCTCATCGGCGAGAAGTTTGAATAATTTCACGACCTTTTTCATATAAATATATTTATATACGATTATGCAAGAAAATGTCAAGGAAACAATGCGACGGCCCGGACTTCCCACATTTCTCCTTCCGTCAGGTAAAATCATCTATGGAAGGAGCACGCGAAGTCAGGACCGTAGAGGTATCGGAGGCGGGTGAACGGCTCGATGCGTTCCTTGCGGGGAGAGCAGGCATTACCCGTTCTCAGATTCAGAAGTTCATCGCGAGCGGGGATGTCCTTGTCAACGGGACACGGGTCAGCCAGCATTACCGGGTAAGGATTGGTGATTCGATCCGTCTCGTCATACCCGAAGGGGAATCCGGTGAACTCGTCCCGGAACCGTTGCCCATCGAGATCCTCTATCGCGACGCATTCATCGTCGTTGTGAACAAACCCGCCGGGATGGTTGTGTACCCTGCTGCCGGTCACGGCCGAGGCACCCTCATGAACGCCCTCGCCTATCACTGTGGAAGACTTGCG is a genomic window containing:
- a CDS encoding TIGR04283 family arsenosugar biosynthesis glycosyltransferase, yielding MDCKISIIIPVWNEASVINRTLDHIFTLPYGGAVEIIVVDGHPEGKTINEIRQRRVDRMISEKGRANQMNAGARRAGGDVLLFLHADTMLPENALASIAGVIETGRHVGGAFDLGIESERMVFRLIERAASLRSRLTRIPYGDQAIFIRRDYFAEMNGFREIPIMEDMDIMRRIKKRGDAIHIIPARVKTSARRWEKEGILSCTLRNWMMAGLYLLGISPERLCRFYP
- a CDS encoding TIGR04282 family arsenosugar biosynthesis glycosyltransferase, with the protein product MSCRSSLLLFVRSPKMGRVKSRLAAVLGAETTLALYRNFVFDIICTLERRSDPLLIFFDPPDAEGEIRNWLGKGHAYFPQSGNDLGERMENAFVRSFAEGIEKAVLIGSDIPDLTDHVISEAFASLETRGAVIGPAVDGGYYLIGFRRERFLPEIFRGIQWSTGSVFADTMKAFERFGCGAHVLPEWRDVDTPEDLADLFLRNRDTQFRKSKTMSLIDTIRNSVSL
- a CDS encoding metalloregulator ArsR/SmtB family transcription factor; amino-acid sequence: MKLFKLLADETRFRILVLLMRKELCVCQVMGVLGISQPLVSRNLGLLSGAGLLNERREGKLVFYSFKKKPASVATKILEMINKGLKEDSGLRRDLRSLSDCGEFQKKTGKCDMKTFLAFMEEQRAKRHGEGRNKRNRHGGLN
- a CDS encoding S4 domain-containing protein yields the protein MEGAREVRTVEVSEAGERLDAFLAGRAGITRSQIQKFIASGDVLVNGTRVSQHYRVRIGDSIRLVIPEGESGELVPEPLPIEILYRDAFIVVVNKPAGMVVYPAAGHGRGTLMNALAYHCGRLA